From a single Synechococcales cyanobacterium T60_A2020_003 genomic region:
- a CDS encoding S-layer homology domain-containing protein: MVKRSGAVLGLMVSLVLTSCANSPLGQQVSRSIAADPELTTESPSPDATPTPEVTASPTEVPQAEQPSPSPTPQTPEEADLANLSPKDFTDLDQAPEELQGYVKDLAELGILTPKGSGDQGLLFAPNDPISRREFAQWLITANNRLYSDRPENRIRLGVTTADPVFQDVASTSPDFAYIQGLAEAGIIPSRLSGSATTTTFRPGAPLTRQDALRWKVPLDVRKPLPTATVDAVQQTWGFQDANQIDPNALKAVLGDYQNGSQANIRRAFGYTTLLQPQKSITRAE; this comes from the coding sequence GCTCTGGAGCAGTTTTGGGATTAATGGTGTCGTTGGTGCTAACGTCGTGCGCCAATAGCCCTCTGGGGCAACAAGTGTCGCGATCGATCGCCGCCGATCCAGAGTTAACGACGGAAAGCCCTAGCCCAGACGCAACGCCTACCCCCGAAGTAACCGCTTCGCCCACCGAAGTGCCCCAAGCCGAACAACCCTCGCCCAGCCCAACGCCCCAAACTCCGGAGGAGGCAGATCTGGCGAACCTCTCCCCCAAAGACTTTACGGATTTAGACCAAGCCCCGGAGGAACTCCAGGGGTATGTAAAAGACTTAGCCGAGCTGGGTATCCTCACACCCAAAGGGTCGGGCGATCAGGGGCTACTGTTTGCCCCCAATGATCCAATCTCGCGGCGAGAGTTTGCCCAATGGCTGATTACGGCCAATAACCGACTGTACAGCGATCGCCCCGAAAATCGGATTCGGCTAGGCGTGACCACGGCTGATCCGGTCTTCCAAGATGTGGCCAGTACCAGCCCCGACTTTGCCTACATTCAGGGTCTGGCGGAGGCGGGAATTATCCCCAGTCGTCTCAGCGGGAGTGCCACCACCACCACCTTTCGTCCCGGTGCGCCCCTTACCCGCCAAGATGCCCTACGCTGGAAAGTACCCCTAGACGTGCGGAAACCGTTGCCAACGGCCACCGTCGATGCCGTGCAGCAAACCTGGGGCTTTCAAGATGCCAACCAAATTGATCCCAATGCCCTCAAAGCGGTATTGGGCGATTATCAAAACGGCTCCCAGGCCAACATTCGTCGCGCCTTTGGCTACACCACCCTCCTCCAGCCCCAAAAATCAATCACCCGTGCTGAA